The Spinacia oleracea cultivar Varoflay chromosome 2, BTI_SOV_V1, whole genome shotgun sequence DNA segment TCTAGTTACCTATTTGAAATGTCAATGAAAGAGTTACAAACCAcatcttcctcttcctcttcctgtCACATCTTCCGCGTCATTGACTCGATCGGTATTCATTCATTATGTCTTCTACCTATATATGTATCATATCGCCCCACAACAGTTCAAGTTGTACACAGGGACAGTTCACCATGTATATAAGTCGTCGTCCAATCCAGTCTGCAATTCAAGTACTCGATTGATCACACGATATCTTCAGTACATTATGGCTCTGGTTTCAAATCAGATccgatcagatcagatcaggccGGCTAGTATCTATAACCTGCCTTAGTTACTTGCCAATGTTATCATAAAAAGGTGAATCCTAGACTACATGCTTATCTTAGATTCTTATCTAGCTCCATCTGTTTTCAATTGTTCAACAATACTTCCAACATTTGTTTTTTCTTCAACATTACTATAACTCTGTGTTATCTATTCTGTTTCAGTGTATTGTCTGCATGAATTGAAGGAGTACCATTTCCAAGACGTTATCAAGTAAGCTAGCTAGTTGCATCTGCATATATCTCGACATACTTGTATTAATAATTATGGTTACTCTTTGTTGTACCTAGTTTTATAGTATCTAttactttatactaaaacagacaccatgaatgacacgtgtcacttcccggtacaaaattttcccgccaaaatccATTTACCTAAAAAATgtctatgttttatattatttttattctctaccattttaaaacaatttatgtatggaaaaaatattagtttataATTAACGGCAGTATTAATTGTGCTAAATATTTTTtgataatattttagtcaaatcgttaCATTATTAATGGAAAATACATTAACtttatattttggtcaaattagcatattagatgaataaattaaatgaatatgtttAACATTTAATAATTATGCATTAGTTTGGGGatatttagttaaatattttgtaacaAAATTGATCAAATctgtgcgtgcacgggatctaatctagtaaaCTATATTGTATTCCCTCTTTTTTCTCAACTTCTACTTGTTTGGTCTTTTGTttggtcttttttttttggtgcaaatgagccacaagggcggggatgagaatcgatcccaggatcacctggaaccggAATGGatgctctaaccaactgagctatccatcactctctcTTTTGTTTGGTCTTTAATACACATATATGAAGGGAGGGAAATTATGTCGTCCATCACCTCGCTCGTTTAGTGTTTTTTGGAGTTTAACAAGTTTGGGATGCTCATTACTGTAACGAAATCACTCCCTATTAGGGGTGGACACGAACTTAACTAGTTTTCCCATATTTTCTTTGTTTATATGACGTTAGATATCGAGTTTTCGTATTGTTGACTAAATGTCTGAACAATAGTaatgtttttttctttaaagaCTATAGTGTTCTACATGTTTTCATTGTCTTACTTTTTTTATGCTAGCTAGTTAATCCCTAGGAACTATATACATATCCCATTCAACATTTTAGCATTAAATACTTTGAGTTTGGGCATGAACAACAGGGCCGGAGGATTCGAATTTGAGACTTATCGTATACAGACCCtcggtcttaaccactaggctaaGACGTCATTGGTATCCATATGTATAATGTTTTTTGTGCCTCAGGTGAATGCATTAACTACAATTACACAGAAAGATCAGTCTGTAACACAAGGAACCAATTCAAACAAGTTGAGTTCAAGAATGGCAGATATATTCAGTACAGTTCAATTCACCATAGAATTACTGTATCCATTAATCAAAGATGAAGTGTCCTTATTATATTATTTACGAGACCAAGTTACAGGCATCCGCGATGAGCTGAGCAGCATGTTAGCTTTGCTAAGTGACGCGGAGGAGAGAGCCGAGGATAACAACTCTGTAAAAGAATGGGTGAAACAAGTGAGAACATTGGCTTATGAGATAGAAGATGTCATTGATGAATATAAACTTTTCCAGAAAGAAAATCGTTTTGGTAGGATTAAGCAGTATATGTCACTGAATGTTCGAAGCATTGCCACTACCATCGAGTCCTTGCACAAAAAGGCAATCGAGACTGGTAGGAGGAAACACTCCTACTTCAACTCCTACAGGTTAAACAGTGGTGGAAGTTGTGGCAGTTGTGGTGGCAGTTGTGGTGGTAGTAGTAGTAGCGCCACCAGTGTCATCGTTGAGCAGGATCAACATGACAGTATCAGAATCCAGGAATCTGATATTGTGGGTGCTGAAACTGGTAGAATAGATATCATTGAGTTGTTAGGGTTACAAGAGCTAGACGATTCAAGGCTATATTCTCCGGTGATAGCCGTGATTGGTATGAGAGGTGTTGGAAAGACGACTGTTGTTGGGAGTGTTTATCATGCTGCAGTAGTAAAAGACTACTTCCCTATCCGTGCATGGGTTCCTGTATCTGGGTCTTATAACCATGTTGACATACTAAGAAACATGATCAAGCAATTCTATGAGGCAGCTAACGAACTCGAGCTGCTTCATAATAAGATGTCAGCTTCCAGGATCAATGAATACAGGTCAGATCAGAGTACTAAAGAAACTTACACTGATATTTACAGGATTGATTCAATGGACGAAATATCCTTGCAGAATCTTGTAAGAAGCTATTTGAAGGAGAAGAGGTACCATATATCGATCCTTAActtcttttaatatttttactgTTTTACATTCTATGTATTCTGAGGATCTTCACTGATTGTAACTTGTAAGGTGCAGCCGAAGCTAATTTTTTGCCCATATGCTTTATGCACATTGGAAAAGAAATAGTCTTGGTTGTATCCTGCACAAGGTACTACGTCCAGTCATACATATAAATTAAATTTCCTTGTCTCCTTCTTAGCATACATCATCCAAATTTTTTATGTCATTTCTAGTATTTCACTATGATGAAAACCATTGGCCTGTTTGTTGGTGGCTGTTTTACTGGGCTTGTTTGACTGGTTATTTGTGTTGGCTTTTCATGTTGGCTGTTTGACCAAAGACTTTCTAAAAATGTGTTTGCTAAAATGGTTGTTGGCTACTAGTTCTTTCATATTAATGTAATTAGTAAATTGAAAAGTCAACAACAAATGTTAAAAGGCTACTCTTACTAGTTGTTGGATTTTGGAGGGAAAGTCTGCTTTTAGCCAAGGAAAAGCCACTTACTAAACATGAATATTGTCTGTTAGACCACTTGAAAAAACCCAAAAGCCAATGAAAAAGCCAACAAACAAGCCCATGTATATTTTTGAAGTGTATGCATATATTATTGTGTTGATGTTCAAAATCCATTTTCTCTTAGGTACATGGTGGTTGTTGATGACGTTCAAGATCAAGATAGGGGCAGGGAGTTGGCAATTTACATCAAAAGTGTTTTGCCAACAAGTAATAACAACAAAGGCAGCAAAATATTGATGACTACACGCTACGAGAATGTGGCCCGAGCTTGGCTTGATGGTTCCAACCACGGTTTATACAAACTCGAACCTCTAAAACCAGAGAAGGCATGGGAGTTATTCTGCAAGAAGGCATTTCAAAGACATAATGGACAATGTCCCCCCTTCTTGTGTGATCTAGCCAGCGACATTGTCAAAAGATGCGAAGGTTTACCACTCATAGTTTCAGAAATGGGACGTTTTCTGTCCACGAAATCAGATGACACGCACGAATGGAAGAAAGTCCATCAAAGCCTCGGGTTTTACCTAGAACAGAATCTAACAGGAATTCACAGTATCCTGATTCGCAGTTATCACAGTTTGCCCCGTCACCTGAAGCCTTGTTTCCTGTACTTTGGTTTGTTTCCACAAGGCATCAGTCGAATGAGACTCATTCGATTATGGATAGCTGAAG contains these protein-coding regions:
- the LOC110782196 gene encoding disease resistance protein RPM1 produces the protein MADIFSTVQFTIELLYPLIKDEVSLLYYLRDQVTGIRDELSSMLALLSDAEERAEDNNSVKEWVKQVRTLAYEIEDVIDEYKLFQKENRFGRIKQYMSLNVRSIATTIESLHKKAIETGRRKHSYFNSYRLNSGGSCGSCGGSCGGSSSSATSVIVEQDQHDSIRIQESDIVGAETGRIDIIELLGLQELDDSRLYSPVIAVIGMRGVGKTTVVGSVYHAAVVKDYFPIRAWVPVSGSYNHVDILRNMIKQFYEAANELELLHNKMSASRINEYRSDQSTKETYTDIYRIDSMDEISLQNLVRSYLKEKRYMVVVDDVQDQDRGRELAIYIKSVLPTSNNNKGSKILMTTRYENVARAWLDGSNHGLYKLEPLKPEKAWELFCKKAFQRHNGQCPPFLCDLASDIVKRCEGLPLIVSEMGRFLSTKSDDTHEWKKVHQSLGFYLEQNLTGIHSILIRSYHSLPRHLKPCFLYFGLFPQGISRMRLIRLWIAEGFIQCSNRLTLEEVAEEYIDQLLGMSLVEVQHRDETGKPKSLRVHEFLLEIILSKAKELGFLQTHPEKNSNIADDPRRLSIHNSNAVANPAMEINIGIKLNIRSLLIVTEPARAQEKLWTKVLPKALSNTRLLKVLDLSNAPIDELPKEVWRLFNLRYLSLRNTRVKRIPNSIGKLQDLQTLDLKGTSIYELPVDLNTLHKLRHLLTYSYNYESAFSLTWKVIGVKFPEKALEKLGELQKLAFVDVGDRSTVINELRNLRQLRKLGIMGLKMTDGKELCAAIEQMECLEALSVYSKYNELIDLEYFRSPPSTLKRLYLNGPLTFFPSWILELHSLVKIRLRWSCLDDVNPLGFLETLPNLVELQLLDAYCGDNLKISNQGFKKLKILHLLDLKALVLFSIDKCALALLQLMEIKGSPRLQVPLGLEYLPRLETLIFRDMPLDFDLSLQKDGQHYSVVKHVPNVLFLKTGKMF